A single genomic interval of Physeter macrocephalus isolate SW-GA unplaced genomic scaffold, ASM283717v5 random_3408, whole genome shotgun sequence harbors:
- the LOC112061849 gene encoding centrosomal protein of 78 kDa-like produces MGCNLTWQGADHMAKILKYQTTRRHEETWAESLPSRRSDLDCMAGLRRITLNYNTLIGDLGASAFAESLSEDLWLGVPVDNFSISEGTIQSC; encoded by the exons ATGGGGTGTAATCTGACATGGCAGGGAGCAGATCACATGGCCAAGATCTTAAAG TATCAGACTACCAGAAGGCATGAAGAAACCTGGGCTGAGAGTCTTCCTTCCAGGAGATCTGATCTTGACTGTATGGCTGGTTTGAGGCGCATCACTCTGAACTACAACACGCTCATTGGTGACCTGGGTGCGAGTGCTTTTGCGGAATCTCTTAGTGAGGATTTGTGGCTTGGAG taCCAGTGGATAACTTCTCCATCAGTGAAGGAACCATCCAAAGCTgctag